In Deltaproteobacteria bacterium, a genomic segment contains:
- a CDS encoding alpha/beta hydrolase, with amino-acid sequence MAAKWLDDPRIDPRIKALLGNLSMPAAPNAESREQLLAEANTPQAKQMADAMKAMMEAIDNEQIAPSKGLRITTERFASQPDGNAINVQFIRADSGEVQPCVYYIHGGGMQSMSCYYGNYRAWGKIIASYGVAVAMVDFRNCLTPSSAPEVAPFPAGLNDCVSGVKWLAANAARLGIDPKRIVIAGESGGGNLTLATGLKLKRDGELGLIKGLYALCPYIAGVWPLPQNPSSVENNGILLELHNNRGAMAYGIEQLEKRNPLAWPGFASDDDVKGLVPTVISVNECDPLRDEGIGFYRLLLANGVPARCRQVMGTIHGTEIFTVACPEISRDTARDLAAFARE; translated from the coding sequence ATGGCCGCCAAGTGGCTCGACGATCCGCGCATCGACCCCCGCATCAAGGCCCTGCTCGGGAACCTCAGCATGCCCGCCGCGCCGAACGCGGAGAGCCGCGAGCAGCTGCTCGCGGAGGCGAACACGCCGCAGGCGAAGCAGATGGCCGACGCGATGAAGGCGATGATGGAGGCGATCGACAACGAGCAGATCGCGCCGTCGAAGGGCCTGCGCATCACCACCGAGCGCTTCGCGTCGCAGCCCGACGGCAACGCGATCAACGTCCAGTTCATCCGCGCCGACAGCGGCGAAGTGCAGCCGTGCGTCTACTACATCCACGGCGGCGGCATGCAGAGCATGTCGTGTTATTACGGCAACTACCGCGCGTGGGGGAAGATCATCGCCTCCTACGGCGTCGCGGTCGCGATGGTCGACTTCCGCAACTGCCTCACGCCTTCGTCCGCGCCCGAGGTCGCGCCCTTCCCAGCCGGCCTGAACGACTGCGTCAGCGGCGTGAAATGGCTCGCGGCGAACGCCGCGCGCCTCGGCATCGACCCGAAGCGCATCGTGATCGCGGGCGAGAGCGGCGGCGGGAACCTCACGCTCGCCACCGGACTCAAGCTGAAGCGCGACGGCGAGCTCGGCCTGATCAAGGGCCTCTACGCGCTGTGCCCGTACATCGCCGGCGTGTGGCCCCTGCCGCAGAACCCGTCGAGCGTGGAGAACAACGGCATCCTGCTCGAGCTCCACAACAACCGCGGCGCGATGGCCTACGGCATCGAGCAGCTCGAGAAGCGCAATCCGCTCGCCTGGCCGGGTTTCGCGAGCGACGACGACGTGAAGGGCCTCGTGCCCACCGTGATCAGCGTGAACGAGTGCGATCCGCTGCGCGACGAAGGCATCGGCTTCTACCGCCTGCTGCTCGCGAACGGCGTCCCGGCGCGCTGTCGCCAAGTGATGGGCACGATTCATGGCACGGAGATTTTCACCGTCGCGTGCCCGGAGATCAGCCGCGACACGGCGCGCGATCTGGCCGCCTTCGCGCGGGAGTGA
- a CDS encoding zinc-binding dehydrogenase, with product MGEDTMRAWRTHQYGPPLEALQLDLVPIPAPGPGELLVRVQAIPLNLNDLERINGGNVMVRHELPYAAGMEVFGVVEAAGAGAEARVGQRVAAMTKGAIGGYAEYAICPGHSAFEIDAAIPLPDAAALYFPFHLAWLGLFDRAQLKRGESVLIHAAAGGSGSAAIQLAVNAGARVFATAGGADKVALCRSLGAEVAIDYASEDFAAIVMEKTANRGVDVVFDNVGAAVFEKSLACTAYDGRYLMMGFASDKTVLDEKFIVPRRVIVGNLKLCGVLLAYAPEPVIPMMKKGMGWNFLPASRGAEITREITAQVARGKLKPVIGRVAKFDEIPREIHALATRATTGRTIVML from the coding sequence ATGGGCGAGGACACGATGCGCGCGTGGCGAACGCATCAGTACGGGCCGCCGCTCGAAGCGCTGCAGCTCGACCTGGTGCCCATACCCGCGCCCGGTCCCGGCGAGTTGTTGGTGCGCGTGCAGGCGATCCCGCTGAATCTCAACGATCTCGAGCGCATCAACGGCGGCAACGTGATGGTGCGCCACGAGCTTCCGTATGCCGCGGGGATGGAGGTGTTCGGCGTGGTGGAAGCCGCGGGCGCCGGCGCCGAAGCGCGCGTGGGGCAGCGCGTCGCCGCGATGACGAAAGGCGCGATCGGCGGCTACGCCGAGTACGCGATCTGCCCGGGTCACTCCGCGTTCGAGATCGACGCCGCGATCCCACTCCCCGACGCCGCGGCGCTCTACTTCCCGTTCCATCTCGCGTGGCTCGGCCTGTTCGACCGCGCGCAGCTGAAGCGCGGCGAGAGCGTGCTGATCCACGCGGCGGCGGGCGGCTCCGGCAGCGCCGCGATCCAGCTCGCCGTGAACGCCGGCGCGCGCGTGTTCGCGACCGCGGGCGGCGCAGACAAGGTCGCGCTCTGCCGCTCGCTCGGCGCGGAAGTCGCGATCGACTACGCGAGTGAAGACTTCGCCGCGATCGTGATGGAGAAGACCGCGAATCGCGGCGTCGACGTGGTGTTCGACAACGTGGGCGCGGCGGTGTTCGAGAAGTCGCTCGCCTGCACCGCCTACGACGGCCGCTACTTGATGATGGGCTTTGCTTCGGACAAGACCGTGCTCGACGAGAAGTTCATCGTGCCGCGCCGCGTGATCGTGGGGAACCTGAAGCTGTGCGGCGTTCTGCTGGCGTACGCGCCGGAGCCCGTGATTCCGATGATGAAGAAGGGCATGGGCTGGAACTTTCTGCCCGCGAGCCGCGGCGCCGAGATCACGCGCGAGATCACGGCGCAAGTCGCCCGCGGGAAGCTGAAGCCGGTGATCGGGCGCGTCGCGAAGTTCGACGAGATTCCGCGCGAGATTCACGCGCTCGCGACGCGCGCCACGACGGGCCGCACGATCGTAATGCTCTGA